GGTGCACGTGGACAAAAGAAAGTGTGCGCGGTATCGACTCGATCTGCCCGTTACCTATATGTGGCGCGAAAGCTCCGGAGAGTGTGCTCATGCGGCGGGGTTTATTCGAGACATCTCTGCAAACGGAATGCTGGTGCTGGGCGGCGAGTGTCCGCCCGCCGAGGCGCAGGTTTGGTGTGAGGTGATGCTGCCTCCTTCTTATAGCCGCGATTCGATTCGCCGTCTGCGCGCTGCCGGTCCTGTGGTCCGTATTGCAAATTCCCCTGGTGAGGAATATGCAAACGGCTTCGCTATCCAGGGCTCACCGTTCCTGCTCACTGCCGAAGCCGATAAAGCGGAGTGGGTTCGACTGATCGCCGATCAGCAACAAGCGCGCGCCAGGGAACAGGACACGGGCGCGCAGGCAGGAGGTTCGCGATGAGACTTCGT
This genomic interval from Terriglobales bacterium contains the following:
- a CDS encoding PilZ domain-containing protein, with product MDKRKCARYRLDLPVTYMWRESSGECAHAAGFIRDISANGMLVLGGECPPAEAQVWCEVMLPPSYSRDSIRRLRAAGPVVRIANSPGEEYANGFAIQGSPFLLTAEADKAEWVRLIADQQQARAREQDTGAQAGGSR